The genomic segment CGGCTCCGGCCAAGCCACCGCCAGCTGCGGCAAGCCGATCCGGGGTGCGATGCACTCGTTCGCGTCGGCCATCCAGGTCGTCGCACAGACCAGCTCACACGGCAGCGCCGCCAACCGGGGGCCCGTGCTCGGGATCGAGCCTGGCGAGAAGCGAATCTACGGCCGCACCATAGCCGCTCGCAGCTGGTGACGGGCCTGGGACGAAAGAAGGGCTGGGCGGGCGGGCCGCCCAGTGCGGCGGTCTCGCTTACTGGGCCCGGCAGGTCCTGAGGTAGCTGAGGAACGAGGCCTGCAGGCCGGTCACGTGCGTTTCGCGCAGGATCGTGCTGGTGACGGCTTCGCCGCGGGCGGTGAGGCGGTGCAGGACGGTGGCCGTGTTCTTCGTGAGGCTCTGGTAGATGGGCAGGTCTCCGAGCAGCTCTCGCTCGTTGAGGGTCACGTGCAGCTTGGCGGCATTGCGGCTGTCACCCAGCTCCTGGAGTTGGGCGAAGATCCGGCTGTCTTCACCGGCGACGCCGGGGCTGCCCGCTCCGATGGTCTCGAAGAGCGTGCTGCCGGTGAGCCAGGTGTAGAGGCTGAAAAGTCCACCGTAGGAGTAGCCGAAGAGGCCGTGACCGCTCGTGGCTGTGCGGTAGTCACGTTCGATGCGCGGGTGCAGTTCCGTGGTGAGAAAGGCCAGGAACGCATCGGCGTGGGTGTCGCGCAGTTCGGCGAGGTAGGCGTCGGCTTCTTCGCGGGTCCTCGCGCCCATTCGAACACCCATCTCCACGGCATCGATGAGCTCCTTGGCGATGGGCTCACCGGGTGGCACGAGGTCCCTGTTGCGCAGCCGGTCCCAGTGCTGTGCGTCTTCCCCCGCGTAGCCGACGCTGACCTGGAGGTAGGGCTGG from the Amycolatopsis magusensis genome contains:
- a CDS encoding alpha/beta hydrolase, with the translated sequence MSTLWNGCLADTDYFEMRSGSGHDYGVWVTTPPGYDPATAPAPAVYVLDGNWAVGLTAPLIVTQLDPMQRIQPYLQVSVGYAGEDAQHWDRLRNRDLVPPGEPIAKELIDAVEMGVRMGARTREEADAYLAELRDTHADAFLAFLTTELHPRIERDYRTATSGHGLFGYSYGGLFSLYTWLTGSTLFETIGAGSPGVAGEDSRIFAQLQELGDSRNAAKLHVTLNERELLGDLPIYQSLTKNTATVLHRLTARGEAVTSTILRETHVTGLQASFLSYLRTCRAQ